A stretch of the Xiphophorus couchianus chromosome 15, X_couchianus-1.0, whole genome shotgun sequence genome encodes the following:
- the akirin2 gene encoding akirin-2 has product MACGATLKRTLDFDPLMSQASPKRRRCAPVMSPVSSPQKYLRMEPSPFGEVSSRLTTEQILHNIKQEYKRLQKRRHLDSAFQQTDSCCPLDLQNSQAGSPLPGTSSDASSPTRKEQPLFSLRQVGMICERLLKEKEDKIREEYDEILTTKLAEQYDAFVKFTHDQLMRRFGEQPASYVS; this is encoded by the exons ATGGCTTGTGGGGCTACTTTGAAACGTACTCTGGATTTCGATCCGTTAATGAGCCAGGCTTCCCCGAAAAGGAGGAGATGTGCGCCGGTCATGTCGCCGGTATCTTCCCCACAGAAATATCTGCGTATGGAACCGTCGCCTTTCGGAGAGGTCTCGTCTAGACTGACCACAG AACAAATACTACACAACATAAAACAGGAGTACAAACGCCTTCAGAAACGTCGACACCTGGACAGCGCCTTCCAGCAGACAGACAGCTGCTGTCCTCTGGACCTGCAGAACAGCCAGGCTGGGTCTCCTTTACCAG GTACTTCTTCAGATGCCTCATCTCCCACCAGGAAGGAGCAGCCACTATTTTCCCTCAGACAGGTCGGGATGATCTGCGAGAGACTactgaaggagaaggaggacaAAATCCGAGAGGAATACGACGAGATTCTGACGACAAAACTTGCTG AGCAATACGATGCGTTCGTCAAGTTCACACATGACCAGCTGATGCGAAGGTTTGGAGAGCAGCCTGCGAGTT ATGTCTCCTGA